One region of Mobula birostris isolate sMobBir1 chromosome 24, sMobBir1.hap1, whole genome shotgun sequence genomic DNA includes:
- the galk1 gene encoding galactokinase isoform X2 yields the protein MVTVVVGCQSTDGIISLCTLAKEADDPKQLEFPVPSEGNPLTPGLPNWANYVKGVIQHYRGSLIGFKAVAASNVPLGGGLSSSASLEVAFYTFLQQICPDDGDLVQKALICQKAEHTFASMPCGIMDQFISVMGEAGHALLIDCRSLQVTPVPISDPNLVILITNSNVRHSLTGSEYPTRRKQCLEAAKVLGKDSLRDASMAELEAAKARLDAEVYRRARHVISEIKRTTEAADALKSRNYREFGKLMVQSHNSLRDDYDVSCRELDELVSAAIDGEGVYGSRMTGGGFGGCTVTLLEAAAVEKTIQRIKDTYSGTPTFYITRPSRGAHLLQL from the exons ATGGTCACTGTGGTGGTCGGGTGCCAAAGCACAGATGGAATCATTTCGCTTTGTACTTTGGCAAAGGAAGCAGATGACCCAAAGCAACTGGAATTTCCTGTGCCCTCGGAGGGAAACCCTTTGACCCCAGGGTTACCTAACTGGGCCAATTATGTGAAGGGAGTTATTCAGCATTACAGGG GCTCACTCATTGGCTTCAAAGCAGTAGCAGCAAGTAACGTTCCATTGGGTGGGGGGCTTTCCAGTTCCGCATCCTTGGAAGTGGCCTTCTACACGTTCCTGCAACAGATTTGTCCAG ATGATGGGGATTTGGTGCAGAAGGCACTGATTTGCCAGAAAGCAGAGCACACTTTTGCTTCTATGCCCTGTGGAATCATGGACCAATTCATCTCAGTGATGGGGGAAGCCGGTCATGCCTTACTGATCGACTGCAG GTCTTTGCAAGTGACCCCTGTGCCGATCAGTGACCCCAATCTGGTGATCCTCATCACAAACTCGAACGTACGACACAGCCTGACGGGCAGTGAGTACCCAACCAGACGCAAACAATGTTTAGAGGCTGCCAAGGTGCTTGGGAAGGATAGTCTACGAGATGCTTCTATGGCTGAATTGGAAG CTGCAAAGGCGCGTCTGGATGCTGAGGTGTATCGCAGAGCCCGTCATGTGATCAGTGAAATCAAACGGACAACTGAGGCGGCTGACGCCCTGAAATCCAGGAATTACCGGGAGTTCGGGAAACTGATGGTGCAGAGTCACAATTCACTGAG AGATGATTACGATGTCAGTTGCCGGGAGCTGGACGAGCTGGTTTCCGCAGCAATTGATGGTGAAGGTGTCTACGGCAGTCGAATGACTGGAGGGGGCTTCGGGGGTTGTACTGTTACCTTACTGGAAGCTGCAGCTGTGGAAAAAACTATTCAGCGAATTAAG GACACCTACAGTGGAACACCAACATTTTACATCACTAGACCTTCCAGAGGTGCTCATCTACTGCAACTCTGA